The following DNA comes from Miscanthus floridulus cultivar M001 chromosome 5, ASM1932011v1, whole genome shotgun sequence.
ACAAACTTTGGTTGCTGTTACTCTTCGTTTATTTGTGGAAGACATGCCAGGTGAATTGAACGGTGGAGACAGGGAGGGCACCGGACCCACTCTATCCCCACCACAAGGGCGGAGCCGAATTGAGTCCCATGTTAAGTTGGGCCATTGTATTTTGGTACAAAGATCGGGAGTTGTTGTGTGCTGACTTCAAATCCTAAGCATTGCTGTGGTGAAACATGCCATGATTTTATGTTTTTGAGGTGTTTGGTTGCTAGCCATATTTTACCTTCAAAAATTTGCAGACATTTTACATTCAAAGGGTGTGTGCTGCCGCCACCACTGACCACACCCAAGGTGCGGCGATGCCACATTCAATGgcggtgtttggtttctacagaaAAATTTTAGTCTCTAtttcatcggatgtttggacacatgcatgaagtattaaatatagacgaaaaaataactaattacacagattgtggctaatttgcgagacgaattttttaagcttaatcagtccatgatttgacaatgtgatgctacagtaaatatgtgctaatggcagattaattaggcttaataaattcgtctcgtaaattagtctccatctatgtaattagttttataattaactcatatttagttctcctaaatagcatccgaacgtccgatatgacatagactaaaatttagtccatggaaccaaacaccccttaatgGTGTTTCTACTGCAAAATTTGTGTGGTTGTCCTGGTTGAATCATCAACCAAACAACTGACATATTTTTACAGGGTCGTCATAGTTTGTGACGTGACATTGTGCGGCCGACAACTGTTTAGTTCACGAAATAAAATTTTTGATGTCACATTGGATATTtcgggatgtcggaaggggttttcggatactaataaaaaaaactaattatatagctcgtctggaaactgcgagacgaatttattaaacctaattaattcatcattagcgcatgttagttactgtaacATTTATGGTTAATTATGGACTacttagtcttaaaacattcgtatcgtaatttccaaccaaactgtgcaattagtttttttcgtctatatttaatactccatgcatgtgccgcaagattcgatgtgatagtttgaggtgaaattttttgaaaactaaaccaGCCCTAAACATTATGTCAAAACCAAAACCGCTTACTatgtcagcctgttcgcttgttggtttcagtcagcccaaaccaaccaatcaacagtgttttcctcttacaataaatcagcaccagccagcctaaactagcccagaaaccaaccagcgaatgtGCCGTTTAACTGTTGTTCTCACAAATGGAGTCAACACATActcaactttgaccaattatatacaAAAGATTACTAATATTGACGACGcacaataagtatcattagattaatcgttgcatatatttttataatacacttatttagagatacacatgttattaatatttttttaatctagtaataaaacttaaaaaagtttgaccgcGTAAAAAGGCACAGAGAGTACTGCGCATGCACACATACCAAATTAACCATAGGCAATCCCGCCAAAagttggctcaaaagaaaatgaTCCCGCCTAAAACACTGTCAATCCATCGAGAAGAACCATGTCCCCACCTGTCAGATATCAATCTCCACCGCTAACTTTCTTCGAAATATTCAATTTGGGCGCCCAGTAACCGAAAAATCCAGCCCCAGGCTAGCCAACTCAGCGATCCGCGCCCTGCACCACGTCAGCGATCCGCGGCATCTACCCAACTCTCGTTTCCAGCCGTCCGTCTCGTGCTCATCGAACGACGCAGACTGCCTCCGCACCCCACCGCACGCCTTTTAAATAAACCCCTTCGCCTTCGTCCAAATGAACTCATCTCTTCCAAATCCCACCACCAAATCCCCGATCCCCAACCTCACCTCAGAGTTCGAGCGGCCATGTCGGGGCGCGGCAAGGGCGGCAAGGGGCTGGGCAAGGGCGGCGCGAAGCGCCACCGCAAGGTCCTCCGTGACAACATCCAGGGCATCACGAAGCCGGCGATCCGGAGGCTGGCGAGGAGGGGCGGCGTGAAGCGCATCTCGGGGCTCATCTACGAGGAGACCCGCGGCGTGCTCAAGATCTTCCTCGAGAACGTCATCCGCGACGCCGTCACCTACACGGAGCACGCCCGCCGCAAGACCGTCACTGCCATGGACGTCGTCTACGCGCTCAAGCGCCAGGGCCGCACCCTCTACGGATTCGGCGGCTGAGGGGTGCCCCCGCCGCTGGTGGCCGTGGCAAAAGTCTTGGGTCGCGCTCAAGAAGTCGAGGGAGGCTAGAGTATTCTGGCCCATGTGTTTAATTTCGCAGTCTTATCAGTAGGGCTTATTGTTACAGGTTGTTGTTCGATCTCTCTAGAGCCATGGTCAAGTAGTAGTATATGAATTGTATCGCATTTCCTTGTGTTCTGAACTTCCCATGTATGAAATGTGGATTCACTTTATCTCGTGGGCAACAGGCTAATTCGGTTTAAATTTTGTACTGCTTTCTGGATCTTGGCAGTTCGTGTTGCTCACAACATTTgccatttttttttgttcttattgctgATTATTGATGAATTTAGAAATGGCAACAGTTAGCAGAGGTCTCTTCAAATTTAGGGTTCCTTATGCACCCTTCACAGATTGGGCGGTGGCATCTTGCGGTTGCATCTGGGGGAACAAACAGCTTTCAATTTGTGAAACAATTCCTTTGTGATCAGGGCATTTGAGTTCGCTGTACACAGTATACTCCCTAGAATTACACTTAGGGCTCCTTTGGATCGAAGGAGAAACGCAGGAAAAACGTAGGATTTGGGATCCTGAGGATTCGGCTACTGTTCACTCCTCTGGATGGCAGGAAATGAGCACGGGAAAAACGGAGGAAATCTTCTTATGGCAGCTGTTCCAGAGGAAAAACGGAGGAAATCTTACATCCACGCAGACCTCTTGTTTCTATTCCTTTGCGCTGGATTGAGAACAATCAAGTCCCTCGAGCGAGCTCATCGCAGTAAGCACGACGTAGAGGAAGAAGAAAACTGCAAAAAAGAACTTGATGCGCCGGCCCGCCCGCCCGCCAGTGCGAGCTTGAGCTCGTCGTCGCCCGCTCATCGGCCGTGCTGGAGTTCGAGCTCGTCGTCGCCTGCTCGCTGGCCGTGCGGGAGCTCGATCACATCATCGCCTAGGCTGCCGCCCCGTGCTTGCCGCTCGAGCTCGCAGCCTCCTGCCACGCCTGTCAACTTGCGGCCCCACTACTGCGTTTGCCGCTCGAGCTTGCAGCCTCGCTCTGCGTCCCGCTGCTACTGGCCATCGAGATGTGATGACCCACATGTGCGACACCAACAAATGAAGCCGCAGATACGGTAAACTTGTAAGCCGTATTCTTATAATTTCCTAAGTTTTCCATTCCGATGAATTTCCTAGGCCTATCCAAACaacaaattttcaaagttttctatgGTTTTCAATCCTCTGTTTTCCAACTCCAATCCTATCCTATTCCTTTGTTTTTCCTACCCTAGGTTTTCCCCATCCTGTGTTCCAAAGGAGCCCTTATTTTTTGAACGGAGACAGTATATTTATCCTAGGGAAAAAAAATAACGGGTGGCGCAAAATACACCTGTCAAGGTTGGGCCGCCTTCCGCAACCAGTAAGGAGGTAGGCCCATCGACTACACCCCGAGATCACACGGTTCGCCGAACGCCGAGTCCTCTTGTACTGTCCCCAACAGAAATAGGAACCGCAACCCCGCCCTACTCGCTACTGCATCCCGTCTCCGCCCCCGCCCCGCggaggcttttacctgtgtacccttaaaaaagatgTCACACTCCTGCGTACccctcaaaagttggtcgtcacctacatgccctcgctcgaacttttcttttccctcacgcCATTCCGTCGGCATTCTGTTAGGTTTTAGCCGTTTGACGGCTCTGACATGTGGAACCAAAAAAATATCCTCCTTGCCCTCTTGGTCACTGACATATTGGTGGTTCTCGAGGCTTCCGCGCGGCATGAACTCGGACGAGGAGGCGCTCCTCGTCCTCGCAGCAGTAGCCCAGGAGGCGGACGAGGTGCGGGTGGCGGAACTGGCCCAGGAAGATGACCTCGGCGAGCCACTCGCGGTGGCCCTGGAAGCCCGCGGCGTTGAGCTGCTTGACGGCGACGGGCTGGGCGTCGAGGCCCGGGCGCATGCCGGCGTCCACGAAGCCCTTGTACACGGCGCCGAAGCCGCCCTCGCCCAGCAGGAAGCTGCTGGAGAAGTCGTGCGTCACGCcgcggagctcgccgaggccgaaCGAGTGCAGCTGCAGCGGGCCCGCCATCTCCCCTCCACCGccgccctgctgctgctgcttcacgCTGCCGTCCTTGTcgccatggtggtggtggcggccgaCGACGCCGGGCTGTTGGCCAGCGACGAGAGCCGCCGGAAGGACGCCAGCTGCCGCGAGAGCTCCGACTGCTGCGGCCGGCACCGCGCCAGCCCGTCCGGGGCCACCGCCGCGTCCTCCCCCGCGCAGCACTTGGTGGCCGACGCCAGCACCGGCCTCCACGGCTTCGGCATCGTAGTCGTGCGTGTGTGAGCTAGCTAAACAGCTGTGCCGCGCCGGAAGTAGCTAGCGTGCGTGCGTGTGAGCAGGTGGAGGGAATGAGCTCAGGTACGTACGGGAGTGGATGGATGCCGATGGAGGATATTTTCGATAACATTCGTAGACATACCACACTTTTTTTACATTGGTAGTTTGATCCTTTCATTTGGAGAAATTGGATCCTTTCATAGGCCGAGAGTAGtgtctttttcttttattttccggTTTCTAACTTCCTGGTATTAGTAAACTGTTTTAGCTTTAATTTTATTCTAAGTCAAACTATTGTAGTTTTGActaaatgtatagaaaaataaattaaCTTTTACAATATCAAGTAAATACACAGACAAAATATATCTCATGGTGATGATTCTAGTCTGATACTATAGAGGTTTATAGTACATTTTTTAAAAAGACTTGATCAAAACTAAAGAAAATTGACTTAGGACAAATCTAATAACTTACGTTTTAGAAGAGGGGGTTATATATATTGCAAAGCATCAATCGATACAATCGGCAGTCAGACAGCATGTTACACGTGAATCGTGATCACGATGTGGCAAGGCTATCACCCATATCTTATATGCCATCCTGACATTgcgcgcatgcatgcatgcatgtatcgtACAATAAAGCTGTACAAAAGGTGTGTAACGATATTTAATTGGGGTCACCATGCATGACTATTGACTGGTTTGACTTGTGGCGACGACCCTGCATGCATGATAGGCGTAACAATATACTACTCCGTATGCAATAATTCTCCAGCCAATCGAAAAGGAGCGTGGCAATGCCAATGGCACTGGGGAAATAAAAAAGTTCAGACGCCTATACAAGTTCAAGGGCAACTGAGTCATTCTCCAGAGCCGTTACCCACCGTTAGGAGCAAATGTCGACGGAATGgcgtgagggaaaagaaaagttcgagcgagggcatgtaggtgacgaccaacttttgagggGTACGTAGGAGTGTGAcatcttttttaagggtacacGGGTAAAAGCCTCCGCCCCGCGCCCCCCTTGCCAACTGCTGTGCTCTGTGCTGTGCCTTTACGGCGGGCGCCCCTGTCTGATCTGACTCAATCGATCGTATTTTCGCCGATTGGGCGCCTCTTCTCTTCAGAGAGATTTGCTAGGGTTCCAGCTCGACCTCTGGAGCTCCAGGACGGCGATACAGGGCGGATCCGACGCCGAGCCGGCCGAGGTATGCTTCCGCTGCCCCCTGACTCACTACAGCATTTTGGGCATTCACTGCTGCTTTGCTCGATGCTGCGCTTGCTGAATTTGTGTGTCACGATGCTTTTTACGCTGGTCTGGTTCGCGTTTCAAATGCAGATGGTCATGGGTTCAGTTGATTGCTGCCCTTGCTTCTGCTCGTTGGGATGGCGGTAGAACCCTAAAGCAGGTTTTGCTTATCTCGATCAGGAAACCGGCAGCTGGT
Coding sequences within:
- the LOC136453507 gene encoding histone H4 is translated as MSGRGKGGKGLGKGGAKRHRKVLRDNIQGITKPAIRRLARRGGVKRISGLIYEETRGVLKIFLENVIRDAVTYTEHARRKTVTAMDVVYALKRQGRTLYGFGG